The segment CTAATATCCGCACATATAAATATacttacacactaaatatgaaTTTCAATAACACACCATAAATTGCAAGTTAATTTGTTGGTTCAGCAGAGAAATATATCCTATCAATGCATTAGCTTAATGCATTTAATTCTTATATAGCTATACACCGGCAtatctatatatacataaatatgagaacaaaacacaaactgaccttATATATATAAGCAGAGGTGAAGTCCTCAGCCACTCGGTCCACAAAAAGCCAAACTATTTGCTGAGCAAAGTATTGGACCTCTGACTTGTAACACTCTTATCTTACCACTGCTTGATCAGAAAAAGTTGAACTGTGGGCAACATGacttacataatggagagataGGAAAAAAGGCAGACAATGCAGTGCGCTTGGCATTAGACTGAAGCTGGCTGTTGAAGAGTTAATAGTTATGTAAGTGCTGGGTTGAACCTATTGTCAAAGTATTCTAACTATGCTACTTGTGTTATCTAGCTTGTACATGTActtgatgaaagagaaacaaaatagattaaaacacgtttctaaaacatttatacAGAAGTAATAAAATCATCCCGGCCACATACATATAACTACGAATGAAATACACGAGGTAGAAAGATATGTGATTGTGTTAGTCCAACGACCTTTATTTGTTATTGACAGTATTTATTATCTAGATATaaattttgtatatattattcAGGGTAATAATAACATTTACACGAAATGGTGTTCGAGTGACATTTCCACAGTAcccttaagagttacctccccttgataACAGTCTTCGTCAAAGCTGCTACGATTGTTTACATGAGGAAGTAAACACGAAAACGTCATTCTAGTATGAACTGTGTCTCGTATATCCACCAGCATGCACAGGTATCACTAGTAATAGAACCATTGTAAACATAATTACAAAAGTAGTACGCATGCACTTATAATCAGTGCATCAAGTTGACCACATATCATTGACTTGCTTTCTATATTGATCCCTTCTCCATTCTCACCGTCACGTGAATGATTCGCGAGGTCTATTTATATATATTGACTGGTATAAAGGACGTCAGCTACTAACTGAATGACTGTGTATGAGGACAGGGTATTTCTGATCTGTCAAAGCTGAGAATTTGTGGTTATTTATGTATGCCAACACCACTCTCCAACCAGTTGGTACAAATGAGATGGAAGATGCCAATGAATGCTAGTTATGAGTTACATAATAGcaatattatctatgtagttaTATGATAAAAAGGAAACATCTCGGAGGATGCACTTACTAAGGTAAATATTACTTTTTTCACCCAAACGAGTCCTTAGACACATAGTCTGTCATAGACCACGAAGCAATTACAGTAAGTATAATAGGAAAGCCCGTTCAAGTCTTTAAtatgaggcaagtctagattacgaCAGTTTCAGATAATTAAGAAAGTCTCGGGTATGATTTTCATAATAGTTTATGGTTCTTTTCTATGATCATTTTTTCCCCAAAATATGTTCGTTTCAGAGGCTAGATGTTAGTTTATTAGATGCacagtgtaaataatcgaaacgTTAACACCGATAtttgtcattgtgaaatatttattcattctgTATAGATTGTCAATTCACTGAGAGTCTAGAATTTAGAATGTATATTGCCGATGCTGTACGTATCTCTGATTTGtatcagaaatatgaaaaatacatagATTGAAAACCCATAACCTTTCATATTTATTGCCAGAAAACTGTTAACAAACATATAATTGCTGATTTcagattttgtttttcaaaacaaatttattgGCATCTTAAATAATGTTGTATAATGTTGTACATTTCGTACAAGTGGTTATGACATCAATAGTGGTCGGTGGGGAAGCCCAGTCGTTACTCCAGGTTCGATTTCGACATAAGTACAATATTTGAGGACCATTTGATATGTTCCATACATACTTCAGTAATATTTCTACACCGGATGTTCCTCTCGCTCACCTCACCCGTattgatccgggttagaattgaccttcatcttgtcgtaagaggcaactgacggggtcgggtggtcataTTCGCTGActatgttgacacatgtcatcgatgatagatcgatgttcctgctgttgatcatcaggttgtctggtccacactcgattacttacagaccgctgagtgcggcgtaaaactcggCTTACTGACTGACATTTCCGTCACCCATTCACTcgcccacccactcactcactcttttatcTAGTTTCAGCCATAACCCCAAAGGATTCGTCCTTGGCTTCGAGAACCCCAAACTCTCTGACGATGTTCTTGAGGCTTTCAGGAAATTCATATGCGCAGCTAAACACCACTCTTTGATGTGTTTCCAAGAACTTAGAACTGTGCTACTGGCCAATGATAATTTCGCAACAAGACGGCTTCTCCTCCGAAGCGGATTCAGGtgtctccatggcaacaaaCCTGAAACTTTAGCCGACCTTTTAATCCTGATCCTGGACACAGATTTTAAAGGCATCAACAGGGATATTGTGACCTGTCTTCTTGAATATGATGCAAGTGAGTGTTACTCTATGCTACTGTCCAAGGACATAGAAGTATTTGAACTGTGGCCAAAACTTGCCTTGGACTCGAACCCGTATGTTAAGACAGTGGGCATAAACACAGACACGGTATTCATAGACCTGCTGCCCGATTTCCTGGTATGGCGGGTTGTCTCCCCTTGTCGTCGTGCTGGACCTCGTTCAACCAGACATATGTTAAGAAGAGTGCCAAAACACACTGGTTTGTTTCTCAAAGCCTTTGATATGAACTTTGAATCTAAGAACAAAAGAAAGTCTTTAATGGCTCTTGAGACTTTACGGGCTTGCAATTCTAATGTAGGATTGCATCGTTGTCTTGCCCGAATTTTTGAGCGCCCGATATTTATTTGGGACGAATGGCAACTGTTTCTCATGAAGGTTCTGGTACTGATGGGGCACCGGCCAAGTGAAAATCTGCTCAACACGTTAGAGGAATCGGATGATCTGAGGTCATTTGTTGCTTGGTATGAGTCCCACAAGCGGACAGTGCCTTCACTGCGTGACTGTGCCAGGGTTAGCGTGCGGAGGTCAGTGTCCAAGAGCAACCTTCTATATGCGGTATCTTCTCTGTGTGTTCCACAAATGTTTAAGGACTATATTCTGTACAAAGACTCCGAGGAATTTTTGAACTGACACTAGTTCTGGAACTATGCATGCTGTGTTCTTTTAACTTGGCAAGGTCTAGCGAAAGACATTTTATACGTGCATTTTTCAATAAGTGTTTTTACCTACACATTGTTTGTGTAATATGAAGCATTGTTTCTTGGGTACAGTCTCGAAaatcaatattcaaactatatggcaACGGGCTTATATCGTGCCAGAAAATGCAAGGACTAACCTCTTGAACACCGATCTATGGATACTGCACAACATCACATGCACCGGTTTGCCAGCCCGTCCACCAAATGCCGTTACAGATTGACCGGAGTTAATCTGCATATGCACGACCCGTGAGGTCAAATAGCACAACCGGCAGGTCGAGTTAATTTCtttaaataggggagcagagaattTGTAAATGTTACGTTCGTGCGAAACATGCACACatcggaaacattaaaccatcctCAGGTTCTGTTTTAGAGAAAGTTAGGACATCTCAACATACAaaaaatatcacacacacatacacacgacaTTAATATATACTGTCTATGTATTTGCAAAATACTGTTAGCTTTGTATTTGTATTGCTGAGATTGGACATTGACACCATTAAAAAGAACAGGTTTTGAATCTTTAAAAACCACAAACCGCGACACATGGCTGATGTTCTCTCAAACTTTGTTTTTTTGCCCGGcagttttttttctctctctctcagtaaTGAATGAAACTCACAGTTTCGAGTAGGACATACCTTTATTACCTACTGCACATACATTAATCTCAATAATATGACATAAAACCTTAAGGAAAATGTGTAAACATAGAAACATATTAAACAGTTATGTAGATAAAATGGTAAGGTAAATACAGTATATCTTCTATCAAATACTCCTTATATGAGATTGTACAGCTGTTGATTAAACGTGGATTAACGTGCAAGTGTTTATGAATTATGTTTTGGTAATCATACTAGACAGTGTGATCAATGTCAGGTAAAAACCGGATATATGTATCGAAGTGGGACACTCCATGAAGGGTCAAGAAAGTCTCCGCCGTCGGTATATTAATGCCCGTTCGCGACGGCAATCAAATTACGTCTGTTCGGTGCTTGAAAAGTCAGTGTTTTCTGTGAGTTTCGAGCCACAGGGGGTGCAAACGCCTCACTACTAAGACCCGAGGGGTGACGGGGTAGCCTGGTTATtgaagcgtccgctcgtcaagtcagcaatatcacggctggggactccagaaataggcttcacgcattgtacccacgtctagaatcgaaccagggtcttcggcgtgactagcgaacgcttgagccactaggctaccccactcccCCGTTCTCCTGGGAATGAACTATATGCAGCACTTAGAGAGTAACAGCAGGGACCAATAACCCACGAATGCAATGTCACGGCTATCATGAGGATTAGTAAGATAAGGATATTTACACATGAACCATTAATCTGATGCCGTGTATCACTTGGATTCCAATAGTGACAACCTGTAGGGTGCTCTGACTGAGACGTGTAGGATGATGACGTAGACAAGTACCCGCCGGAGGCGTATGGATCTGACGTGTCTTCCACTTCCTTGTGAACAGCGTTCAGCCACGCGCTTGCCTCGCCAGCAGAGATCCGGAGATCGGGGTTGTCATCCATACATCTCTGACTCGGTGGTACTATTACCGAAATTCCCGACACGCCAACAATCTGTCCCAGCATTCTTCCTAAGCCGTACACGTCATTAGCCTTTGATGTGTCACCACCTGCACGAACTTCAGGAGCTAGGTGGACAAAGTCATCCATGTCCGGATCAGTGAACACAATGCCATACTTATAGGACGCACAGCCAAAGTCACAGTACTTCACGACAGGGGCTGGGCTGGACAGATCCACCAACACGTTGTCCGGTTTGACGTCGTTGATCAGAATGTTCATCTCGTGGATCTTATCAAGGCCCTCGGCCAACTGCCGTGCGATGCTCAGCCAGTGTTGCTTGAGTAGGGTCTCCATTACCAGAACATCGCTCAGGGTGGTGCCTGTTCCGACCAGTTCCAGGACAACGCTATGACTTCCAATTCCGTCCTGAACTAGTCCATAACATACAGGAACACAGTCAGTAGGTTCCAAGTACATGGTCATCTTGGCCTCACGGAACACATGGTCCTTTGAAACCATGTCAGTGTAATGTTCCTTCAGCACAACGTACCTCCACTCTCTGTCCACGAGCAGTGTTGCTATGGCAATCTCTGCAAACGTTCCCCGACCTATGATACGGTTACGGAGTACATCACATTTGCCTTTGTGTCTAACGCACTGTGGTGGAAGGACGGGAGGCTGGATATGCCAGTAGTGCTTAGCAACACAgaattctggaccaaacaactTCTTGAACACAAACTCCGATGTAAAAGGCTTCTCTTTGTTATAGCAGTGTCCTTCGTGGCCTGATGTGCTGCAGCGACAGGGTCTTAGTGAACTGTGAAGAGTTCTTCTGGAAACAGGAACAATATAAGGACATTAGTACAAAaagagtgaatgtgtgagaAGTTACAACGCAGCCTTATAGTCACGATAAAACTAAAACTAGCAGGTACGTTTAGAATGCATAGAACCTACTGACACGCTGTCATAGAATACCATCCCAGATTATCCCAGCATCGTATAGAGGCATAGTACTACTACAAGCTGCTATATGTCTTCAATCATGTTCCTATTGTTACAAAACGGAGCAAACTCCTCTGAAAACAGATACGGATTTGTAACAAGCGAAACATTTAACACGTTACAAGTTATAAGAGACTTCATATAGGCTATTCTGTGTGTTTAAATGGAATAAGGGAATGGTTTTACCCGCTATGATGCATCAAAGAAGAAGGCACCAAGTCAGAATCTACGCATGCCGTTTGCCTTGTTACAGTCGAAGATCTCTTTGATATATCTCCATTAGTCTTCCGTGTCCGTGGGACCTCGAGTTTCGGTTTACTGGAGTTGAGATCAAATATCAATCGCAGATCGGATTGAAAACTGGAGATGGTCTGTGCAGAACTATTGTTATTTAAGACGTCCAGACCAGAAAGGAAGCTATTTGTAGTCTGTACAGAACTATCTGTGACGTCTGCCCCATTTCCAGAGCTGTGAATGGTCTGTACAAACCTATATGTGACCTCAGCCCCAGGCTCAAAGCTTTGGGTGGTCTGGGCAGAACTATCTGAGACGTCTAAAGAAGACTGGAAGTCGTGGAAGCTCTGAACAGCAGCACCAGAAATCTCTAGATCAGATTGAGTATCGGTATTTATAACCCTTAAACCACCAGTCAAAATAGTAGGGGTTGTCCAGAGTTTCTTTGCAAGCACTGTTTCCTGTCCATCATTGTCGGCCGGTGTTCCTTCAGCCGACCCCTCCTTACCCAGAATACGTAACTGCTGATGCCTCGTCTGGACGTATATACATGTCAGATCTTCAGCTCTAGATAAGATGGAGAACGCTGGAGCAGGTACATCGAATAATGAATGACGTCTACCTCTTCGTGCGTTACGCGATCTGTACACAATGCCCTGGGCGTCTAAGGTGTCCCGTGACCTCGACCCGAGCAGCCGCGAACTTTTAAAGTATCCAGTGAACGTACTAGTTGGAATAGATGCCACGGATCGGGGAGATTGTACTTTCCCGCCACAGCTACTTGAATCAGTATGATTGCTGTTATTGTTCTTGTTGGGGTTAGTACTGTGTTTGTTACAATCGCAAACACAAAACgaaaatatataattctgaTCTACATATAAATAGATCCTTGATACGTTGTGGCCTTGATTTATCCTCAGATAGAATCTAGATGATGGGTTCCTGGTGGAAGGTCTGTCTTGATGTTCAATCCGGTATTTATTGTGTCCAGTCAGAGAACAACATTTTTTGTGTCCGTTATAACACTCATTAACCCCGTGCATGTTCTCCGGCtgttccaaatgaaatttgatTAACATGTGGATTCGGTCTGACATGTTTCAACTTCCGCCACTTTAAACTGTTATGTGTTACACGTGTCTTCTAAGTCCATATTTTCCTGCAGCTTTATCCGAAGGTATCTTGACTCGAGCTTGTGGCATTCGTTGTTAAAGACATCAGCAATCCTTGTATGAAGTGAAGTCTCTAAAACAACACAGAACGTTTTCAGATTAATCGTGTTAATTGTGAATACAATAGGGAAACATCAACCACTGGGGCTTGTGCCTGGACTTTAATATATTCGCTCACTCTGTTCAGAAATCACTATGTATCTGAATAATTATAGCTCAACTTACATATATTCACTGGACTATATCTCGATACCCTAGCGGTTAAACATAATCAGGTTTATGTTTACACATACACCCGTATGTGTGAAAGGTATGAGTGAAAATGCGGTAGACTAGTCACGTCAGCCATTACCGTGCCGCCTCtgtcatttttttttatatatgagGGGCAGGATTATTTTGAGGATTTTAGGTTTAGGTTTTTGATTATGAATAGAGTTAGGGTGAAAGACCTAATCCAATATGACAGGTGTAATGCATATGCATCAAGGTGTATTTTTTatacttcaaacaaaacaatcccAAACTTTGATTGTCATAAAAGCATAACAATAGTCAGGTTATTAATACTCTAAGGTAAATATAACTTTTGTGCTTAATGGGCTCATTAAATGACATTTTAGAACTTGCagtgattcaatattcgttgagtttgagtgaaatgaaacgttGTCCtacaccagcaccatgtttgattcccaaaCGCAACTCCCACacacaacagcctagtgcatgtGGAAGGCAGActagggtgttcccatattttttgtttgtagtatatatttgGAAATCCacgattatttatcatatacACACAAAAGGTAACCGACTTTTTTTCATCGATGCAGTTACCTAGAATATATCACTAAACGTAAGACTACAAAATACCGGATACCTTCCGCTATCATTTGACAGCAATCGAGTTTACTTTTGGTTAGGGTTGGCATTAGGGTAAGGTTGAGGGTTAGGTTAAGGTTTGGGGTTCTGCATTCGGATACTGAAATCGTCATAACAAAGGGAAAGAAAAAATGTCAAACCTGGTTTTCATGGAAGAGTTACCCATTAACAAAATCCCAGTTTGCAGGACTCAAAATATCCCTTTGTGGTTCAAGAATGAATTCGACGCGGGGATGGACAGCGAGGAGGTACGATGGATAAGCTTCAAAGCTGTCGAAAATATGGAAGAGCATGGACGAAGACAACAGGAGGTCCTTGTGCTGATCAGGCGATACTACATTTCCTTCTGAGTGTATCTAGACGTTTGTGGCGTCACATGTGTAAGCTACACCAGTTCTGAGAGATGAGGAGATATGTAAGGATTCTTAACTTCAACTGCCATCATGAAGATACGGACATTTCACATCCGGTAATGCTGAACATTCTATTATGACGTCACAAGAACAGTCAATCAGGGGAAATGACGTCATACAAAATAGGGGTTGTGAAGAATGGTGTCACCGCATCCACCAATGACACATCAGCACGTTTACCCACAAACCAAAGAGTTCCACCTCAACACTGCGTCCCTGCTCTGTGTCTGCCCACATCAGGGGTGTCTGACTCCTCTATCTCCACTCTTGTTGTCCATGATCAGCTTCACGGTCACCAGGTGTCGTCTCCGAAAGGCATAGGGAAGAATGTTGTTTAACGTATTTGCCcatcagtgacacatcagccccttTATAACATGGAGCTCCACCGCATCCCTGTGTCCCTTCCGTGCTAACTCCATGCACAGGTGTGTTGCTCCATTGACTtggtttgattttacgccgccttcAGCTATCTGGTGGCGGTCTGgacataatcgagtttggaccagacaatccagtcatcaacatcatgagcgtcAATTAATCTACCTAAAagggatgacatgtgtcaaccaagtcagcgagcctgaccacctgatcacgtTAATAGTCGTCTCTTGCGACAAGCCAAAAAGatcttactgaagatcaaatcgaAGGGGTTTAGGCAATTAATGATTGTGTTTAATATATAAATTTCTGTTAGAGCTAGAAGTTGTAGAATGCacaatgttttgttgtgtaCGACTGGAGAGTGTTATTGTTTGTAAAACGTGTAAGTTGAAAATGTAAGAACAAGTGTTGTGTGATGCTTATTGGGGTAAAACTATATTATGTTGGGTTATGTCAGAGTTTTTCCGTTATTGCTTAACACCATACTTAGCAGCATTCCATGGCAGCAGTCTGATAGCGACCTCAAACTTAGAATCAGGTTTATGAAATCATGTGATTGAAAACATGAACATCCATCGATGCGCCCCTAAGATTTAGTAACAAAAAATAACTGAACCCTCCACCCCGGCATGTCATGTACATGATCAATGGACCCCAACCCCTCTCCCAGCACGTGTACAAAACATATCCCCCATCCTCTAAATGATGATCACCcaccctagccataaattatgaagggCACCAAACCTCTAAAATAGCAAAcatttaaggattgactgtgtatttctttcgttgcattgaagtatgaaactaaaaaccaatgtgcacaCTGTATGAATCCGCGGATTCTTCAAtccatacttcaatgcaacgaaagaaatacacagtcaatccttgtaattaaattcagcaacaaatactataccctttcaacaatattttctttaaacttaatcaaattcatcgaaacagatatctttgttaccaccgattaacattttcggtgtaagaattcggtaatggcgtgacatgactcaggtgactcatttacataaaatgacgcgcctaccaaaccattagccatTCAGCATAGCGCACCCCCAAACAgttgtcaatcaaccaagctaacatcggtcggcgaatcagagtggaacaactcaacgtgacgcgtcccggtgtcggcaaagtttcaagtgcaaacgtttgaattactacctgcgaactgtaagagacagtttgaaaagtgagaattggaaatgaagcccgatgataagaagttagtggaactgagattgtagtatatgcgcaagtagaaagagggtgtgatgtgactgggattgcgatgccatgaactgatggtctaacgtgcgcatgctcttgtcgaggcgttgcaacgttattaacgttcacggataattttgagttgtttgtgtatgttttaccacaatgtatcacttcaatgtttacccaaagttcattaaggtacccgagtacaagggaattccctcgctgtgtaaaggtattccccgacattccggtccggttcggtgggcgtggcttatttttttcagatccattgggaaatgaactcaaaagaaatgttcccagttaaccaatcagattgccagaattttaatgaacacaataaaaatttagtTATTGTTGATATACGGGTAACgttatttttcagggcattatcatttgtagAAGCCCGATGTCTTTCGATCATTAACTACTCGACGAAGCAGCGCCTAATAACGGGGTTGATAAcgaatggcccgtcgtcaagcattttgcgggcattattAAGTTAAagtggcccgctcatttctgataacgtgtgGGCGTTTTAAAGATagttctatccattttagctataacataagggtaacgctatttttcagggcattatcatttgcagaagtccgaggtctttcattaactgcccgaccgttattatagctaaaatgaatagaatttttaatacaataagaataaaaacagccgcaacggtttagaagcatttactgccaacaacaaaacgacggaggtcactgacacacattttgcaaatatagacacgtcatagaggaacacagatgacgtcactattgagagtggcGACaatcgaccttgacctttgctcatactaccagccgccattgttttcaatcatcaacaacgttagacttcaagtcgatattttcatggtcgtatgttgtcatttatggtacaattgttatggttggcacaggcaggaaagtgtataatggcacaggcacatgtgacgaatgtgagccagatatttggtcaataatgaacccaagttcattcGAGTCgaaggtgattgaacttcaacagctgagctatttatgaatggcccgtcgtcaagcattttgagggcattatcaagttacagtggcccgctcatttcGGATAACGTGCGTAACGTAACGTGATTAGTGAACGTGCGAGTTATTTACTCTGGTCGGACAATCCGTCCCTGCTCCTGACAGGGGAGACTATAAGGGCAACAACTCACATTTGATGCTGGCACTCTGGATTTTCTTCACTGGCAATGAGATCGTGTTCTAAGTTTTTCTAATAAACAACAGACACTCTCAGTAAACTCATGCATTTATTGTTATAAAAAAGCCACACACCATCATGCATGCCAATGGTGCACAATGCAAGACTTGCAATAAAACAACACTTTCTGCGGAGACACTGCCTGACAGGAATTTGTGTCTATTTGTAAACAAAATCTACTGCCTATACTGattagtttggttttttttaaaaatgtcattCCAAATATGCAATTTTGCTCTTCTGTACATATGTATGCAAGACAGCCACAGCAATGAGAAAtgacaaacataaaaaaaactgttttaTCTGATAACCTCATCAGCATTATCAAACAGACTAAAAAACTGTTTAAAGTCAGTCCtgtatatttaaattatttaatgtacatagagtgagtgtttctACCAATGAGGGATTTGAACCTGACCATCGAAGGCATTACGTTTTAGGCCACGCCATCAACATAAATATACTATGGTTGATATTTATGTTCACAATGATTGGCAGAAATCTAGTCTATTGAGAAACATGATCTCAGGAAAGATAACAGCTGGCGCTGAGGCCTTATATATCTGgtgagataaagtcatgtgactacaaCCCTCTAGCACTTAACGGACAACTTctgttatctggggtaataataatcagctTGTTTGGGCACTTTGggcatgcattgtgcatggagCATTGTGCATGGAGCAACATGCATGATAAATGGACTATTCTTCTTCTTATCATCATAACATAAAAATCTTAAAATCACCAAAATGGTTGACAGATTCAACACAATGACTTTCCAATTTTGCAATGAAGTTCTCAAATGTGATGGTAGCTTCAAGCAAACTGTTCACGctacaaacataaaaacaatatttgacACCATTCTCTTTCttcaataaaataaaagaaTTACAGATTGTCTGTCCCTTGAGAGTGAAAGCCTTCAATAGAAGCTTAAGACTCATTCATTGAAAAGTCGGCAATTCTGTTTATCTCTACCATTTTAAAAGCATGTAACATGACATCCATAGCACCCCAGCCACCGTCTTGTCCAGGATATTTGATTAGGTCTTAAAACTTATTAATCCAAACAGTCT is part of the Haliotis asinina isolate JCU_RB_2024 chromosome 6, JCU_Hal_asi_v2, whole genome shotgun sequence genome and harbors:
- the LOC137287076 gene encoding uncharacterized protein; the encoded protein is MHSFSHNPKGFVLGFENPKLSDDVLEAFRKFICAAKHHSLMCFQELRTVLLANDNFATRRLLLRSGFRCLHGNKPETLADLLILILDTDFKGINRDIVTCLLEYDASECYSMLLSKDIEVFELWPKLALDSNPYVKTVGINTDTVFIDLLPDFLVWRVVSPCRRAGPRSTRHMLRRVPKHTGLFLKAFDMNFESKNKRKSLMALETLRACNSNVGLHRCLARIFERPIFIWDEWQLFLMKVLVLMGHRPSENLLNTLEESDDLRSFVAWYESHKRTVPSLRDCARVSVRRSVSKSNLLYAVSSLCVPQMFKDYILYKDSEEFLN
- the LOC137287936 gene encoding uncharacterized protein — encoded protein: MTEAARTNPNKNNNSNHTDSSSCGGKVQSPRSVASIPTSTFTGYFKSSRLLGSRSRDTLDAQGIVYRSRNARRGRRHSLFDVPAPAFSILSRAEDLTCIYVQTRHQQLRILGKEGSAEGTPADNDGQETVLAKKLWTTPTILTGGLRVINTDTQSDLEISGAAVQSFHDFQSSLDVSDSSAQTTQSFEPGAEVTYRFVQTIHSSGNGADVTDSSVQTTNSFLSGLDVLNNNSSAQTISSFQSDLRLIFDLNSSKPKLEVPRTRKTNGDISKRSSTVTRRTLHSSLRPCRCSTSGHEGHCYNKEKPFTSEFVFKKLFGPEFCVAKHYWHIQPPVLPPQCVRHKGKCDVLRNRIIGRGTFAEIAIATLLVDREWRYVVLKEHYTDMVSKDHVFREAKMTMYLEPTDCVPVCYGLVQDGIGSHSVVLELVGTGTTLSDVLVMETLLKQHWLSIARQLAEGLDKIHEMNILINDVKPDNVLVDLSSPAPVVKYCDFGCASYKYGIVFTDPDMDDFVHLAPEVRAGGDTSKANDVYGLGRMLGQIVGVSGISVIVPPSQRCMDDNPDLRISAGEASAWLNAVHKEVEDTSDPYASGGYLSTSSSYTSQSEHPTGCHYWNPSDTRHQINGSCVNILILLILMIAVTLHSWVIGPCCYSLSAAYSSFPGERGSGVA